In a genomic window of Acipenser ruthenus chromosome 41, fAciRut3.2 maternal haplotype, whole genome shotgun sequence:
- the LOC117433923 gene encoding fish-egg lectin-like, producing the protein MRASLLVLALFVGSSLALDCQEIDGRLKQIDASDGQVFGVNSEDSIYTRYGNGWVRVPGALKHVTVGPAGVWGVNKDNLIYKMIGGRWEQAQGLLKQIDAGGDQFIAGVNMLDNIFCLNRNPTVTTRGGAAAIPWNLLPGSLKYYSCGPYSCWGVNWLDQIFVMKGVTPDACMGSLAWQLVPGALSMIEVSTDGSVYGVNSAGNVYRRDGVSVANPAGTDWTYLSMCGKSKHVSYDLGVLWVISTEDKILTCS; encoded by the exons ATGAGAGCTTCTCTACTCGTCCTAGCGCTGTTCGTGGGCTCCAGCCTGG CGCTGGACTGCCAAGAGATTGACGGGCGCCTCAAGCAGATCGACGCCAGCGACGGGCAGGTGTTTGGCGTGAACAGCGAAGACTCGATCTACACTCGCTATGGAAACGGCTGGGTGCGGGTCCCAGGGGCCCTCAAACACGTGACCGTGGGGCCCGCTGGAGTCTGGGGCGTCAACAAGGACAATCTCATCTACAAGATGATTGGAGGACGCTGGGAACAAGCTCAAG GTCTACTGAAGCAGATCGACGCGGGAGGCGACCAATTCATCGCCGGAGTCAACATGTTAGACAACATCTTCTGCCTGAATCGCAATCCCACGGTGACCACGCGTGGCGGCGCGGCCGCCATTCCCTGGAACTTGCTTCCCGGGTCCCTCAAGTACTACTCCTGTGGCCCCTACAGCTGCTGGGGGGTGAACTGGCTCGACCAGATCTTCGTGATGAAGGGGGTGACCCCGGACGCCTGCATGGGCAGCCTGGCGTGGCAGCTGGTCCCCGGGGCGCTGTCCATGATCGAGGTGTCCACCGACGGCAGCGTGTACGGGGTCAACTCTGCCGGGAACGTGTACCGCAG ggacgGGGTCAGCGTTGCTAATCCTGCCGGCACTGACTGGACCTATCTGAGCATGTGCGGGAAAAGCAAGCATGTGTCATATGACCTGGGTGTGCTCTGGGTGATCAGCACAGAGGACAAGATCCTGACCTGCAGCTAA